ATAGAATAAATTAATAGCACAATTTCCGTAGCTGTGTAAGATTGGTTCTGAAAGTGCATTCACTCCTGCATTTATTCACTTCTGTAACTAGTTCTATCATCTGCCCATTAACAATGCATACAATCTAGCAGATTTCAAATGTGATGCATTTTAATGTGGAGAGTGACAAAATGCATTATACTAGCTTATTTGGTTATAGTAGCTTGGTCTACACTTTGCCTGTTTAGGATTCAAGGCAGTGATTTTAACTGCCTTGGAAGGCGTGCCTCAACTCAGCCTATGGTGCTACCCATGTTCTGTGAGCTCACAAAATGCAGCCCAAGACCACCTCATGTTTTCTGCCTGTCCTGCAACATAATCCCTCACTGCTCACTGCTACATCATGTACTACTCTTGGGACATACGTATCCCTGCATACTTGTTCGGCTTTGAATAACAGATCATCTAATACCTTTGCTATTTTCTTGATAAATACATGCTTTTGTTTAGAAGATGCTCATTCTTTGTTACTGAGTAGTTATGCTACTGCCAGTGTATTGATCAAAATGCTTTCATGTGCCAAGCTCAGTCATACCTGCCATGTTGATACACAGCTACAGAGTGGTTGAACTGTGTGATTTCCTTCAGACAAAAATGGAAGCAGGAAAGCTTATCTTTGACAGGGTCTACTTCAGGGACATAGATGTTTACCCCACATGTTGCCTGTAATCATCATACCAGTTgtactgacagaaaaaaataaataaaccacctGAAACATCTTGCTCCTTTCTGTCTTTGGTGCTCAGCTGGCTTCAGCTGTAAGGCTTACTTTAACAGATCACTGCAACTGTCTCTGTTTTCATGAATCATTGcggaagaaaaggagaataactGCAGGGGGAGCTTGTTCTGACTTAAGGACACTACTCTTACCACCTTAACCCTGTTGTTTTTTCTGGTCGTAATGTCTGATAGCCCTGTATCCTGAATCAGTGTCACTCAGAGCAGGATTCTTCCGGGAATGTGAGAAGTCAGTCATGATTAGGATgtcaaaatgaaactttttgtGTTCTCATTATGGATATGTCTTGCTTAGAATCCAAGAAAGTGCACGCTACTCGCAAGCCTCAACTGCAGGCCCCACACTTCTCTTGTTAATCTGGTTTTGGTAGGATATGCAAGTGTTGttgagaaaaacaagcaaagttGCTTTGGGAGGCCAGTTTGGGCCCCTTCCTTTACTTCTTGGATAAATGATTTAACTCTTCTGAAGCTTCCCTTATGATAGGGAAAGTTAATTCTTACAGCCCCTTCCTAAatgttttgaagtaattttatgACTATGACTGCATatcactgcttttaaaagtagaagGGAAAAGCAATTATATAGACACATACAAGCAAGATCGTTTCTGCATTATTGTTTAATAGCTTAATCAATCTTGGGATTCATTGTATAAAAATGCAtggatttcttcattttttaactcTTCGTTTTCTTAAAGGTGAACTACTTTCTAAAACTCACAGTTATCTTCTAATGAAGCCCTACATATGATAGCTGGATAACACTGGTATTTAGCCAGCAGTCGCATGCGTGCAGTGGTATTTCTCGTTTCTTGCAGAATCCTGCCTGGTACTGAGCAAActtaagcaatattttaaagtcaTGTTTGGGCAACTTTCAGAAACTGAGTAGTTCTTACAGCAGCGAGTTGCATGAATCTGAAATTAAGTCTGTGCATTTCTGTCCTACCTCTGATCTTCTCTGTAGATTGTCTGACATTTAACGTGTGAATAAGCCTTTTGTGCAAGGTCTTCAGGGCTCTCAAGGCATTGTTAAAGggtatctttttttatttatcctCCTGTTTTTGTGAAACATCTTCTACCCTCTATAAACTTTGATTGCTGTTGGCCAAGAGATTCTAAATTTAGTGCAAGGGAGACAAATGGTTCAATcatctttgctttattttagaaaactaaaaaatacaaaatacttgCATTGAGACAGTACACTGGGCATGCCTGTCTTGCAAGATCCTACAGATCACAAATGGAATTTCATTACTTTGATCTGCTGCTGTCTGTTCTTCTTTATGATACAAAGAGTAAGAAGGTGGATAGTTATTTCAGATTGGTCGcattgaaattatttatttgttctgcaTGTATTGTTTTGAATAGAAGTAGTTTTTCTACCTATGATAAGCAGGTAAACAAACCTAGCCTCTGACTTGATTTAAATTCCTGGCAAATTACTGAGAGATCGCCAGTTAGGCTGTTCTGCATAAAATCCTGTATGGTTTAAAGTTACATGACTAACATAGGAAGTTTCTTTATAACCTACTATTCAGATCACAGTAGATGTAGTTGAACACCCTAGATGCAAAGGCAACATTACTAAAATACGTCTGGAGGAAAAATACTGAGCAATACACCCTGCTAGTGCAACTGCAGCAAGCATAGTAATGTTAAGCAATGTCAAACTACCAGCAGCTCATTCAGATATGATCCTGAATAGAACTCACTAACTCGCTGCCTGTTGTTGCAGTCTTCAATCTTAGCAAGAGAGCATTCACAGCCTGTGCTTTTCCACAGGAAGAGTGATGAGTGCTGCAGCATGGGCTGCCCTGAGGAATTATTAATATCTTGAGAAAACATTCCCTCCAAGCTCTCTTTGACAACTCATGCTCTATCACCTACCAACAAGCATGACGGAAAACACAGGAAGTGTTCTTTCACATTCAGTAGCCCTGATGAAGAAGCAGGTGATGTCAGAAAATCTGTAAGGCAGCTATCGTAATGCCTGCCTTTACTTAGGGAGTGTTAGATGCGGTGCCGCAGTAACTGATGGTCCAGTTAAACTTGAAACAAGAGTGTGGAGAGTCAGGAGTTTTCCAGCTAGATTGACAAAACAGCCTGTCATTAGGGGACCCCTCTGGAAATTCCCTGGTAATAACTCTGAGAAAGACATATCTgacattttgctgcttttaaggACTGCATCCAGGGATGGGCATGGGCATTGGggtataaaataaattatattagtTTATGAGATAAGTAACCAGGTGAGTCACTGGCCGACTGAGGCAGCACCTTACTTATTGCCCAGAAAGTCCTGGTAGTGCTCTTACACATGACTATGCTCTCCAGTCACTGAAAACAATTCTCTTGCCTAGAAGACTACTTACAGTCTATGAGTAAGTTCACCTGATGTGATgggtattttcagaaaaagtccACGACACAAAGAtgaagctgcttttctctttaaaaatgcaagttgTGGTTACATCTGCACAACTCATGTCCAACAGAACAGCAGTTAAAACTGTAGCTGAGGGAGAAACATATCAAGGTGTTCTTCAGGAATTTTGCAGTGACAGCCTCCCCGTCTATTGATTGCATCCAAGTAACAGCCTGGATTATAGTTAGTGACTACTGTTGAAGTGGTGCCACTGTCTAAAACGTTTAAGACTGGATCAAAAAGAAAGTCCAAGTATAGACAACTTTGCAGAGTGCTCACTATTCTAGCCCTCTGCGGCCTCTTTAATGGACCCAAGTCCATTAAAAGGTGATTGGAGTCTGTCTTCCCGGCCATCGCTCACCTTTGTACACTAGGCTGTGGGTGCACATCCTCTCTGTGCTCTCCTAGATGGAGTTTGGAGGGTTCTTAATACACTAAGAGTACTCACGGGACAGAAAGCATAGCCCTCATGTAAAGGGATCACTTTTTGTCCTTGTAGCCAGAGAGTGATTTTCTTTTGATCCAGAAAAAGGACCTATAGACAACAGCTTCATTGTATTCTTTGAGAGATgagctttcctgcttttccacaGTATGACTGTTTATAAAAGGGGTCAGTAGCCACTTCTTGTCCTATTGTGCTGAAAAAGAAACCCGAAAGGGACATACACTTTCACAGGGCGCATAGCTCTGCTTGGTGAATCCAAAGAACCTTGTCAGAGAGAGCCTGCTTGGGGGCTGCCAGTGAAACACACCATCGTGGAGCTCCACAACCCCAGGACACTCATGCCGGAGACAAGGCACCTCTGGCTCTTTGGTGCCTACGGCTGCCACTGAACATGGGTCTGGAGAATAACAAACCTGAGAGGAATTCAGGCTTTTAAATCCCAGCTCAGGTGTCCACAGCTTAAGTAGTTCCGCAAAAGTGTGTCTATTTTATTACTTACTTCTGCCTTTTTGCTTTGGCCAACGTTTTTAGGATGTGGGAGTAGGTATGCAGATTCTAAGCCTGCGAGGGACAAAACAGATGAGCAGAAGTTTTGCCCCATCTAAGAGTCATTCGAGAGGACATCGGCAACTGGTACTGGGCCACGAACAAGGAAAGCAGGACGGGAGACGGGGCGCCTGGCGGCCGGGACGGAGCGTGCCTCGGGCCAGTGGGAGCCGGGGGCCCAAGGAGCGAGGTGCTGGAGTCCTGCCTGGGGTGTCTGGACGCCGATGCCAGGCGgaggggccggcggcggcgggagcacCGGCAatggcggggccggggccggggccggggccggggccggggccggggccggggccggggccggggccggggccggggccggggccggggccggggccggggcggtgaCTCAGCGCCGCCCTCAGCGCATAAAAGGCGGGAGGCGGGCGGGCAGCGCTGGCAGCGCGCGCGGCACGCGGGGTGGTGGTGGCGGTTGGGCTCGAGGCCGTGGGCGGTTGGCGGGTCCGCTGGAGACCGGGACAGGACCAGGACAGGACGGGTCGGTCGGTGGGCGCCATGGGGGCCAAGCTGCGACTCCTCTGCGCTGCGGCGGCACTGCTTTGCGCGGCCCCGCCGGGGCATCCCAGCgcccggggcgcggcggcggctgtGCTGCCCGTGGGCGAGGGGGACGGGTACGGGGTAAAGCTGTGCGGCAGGGAGTTCATCCGCGCCGTCATCTTCACCTGCGGCGGGTCCCGCTGGAAGCGGCTCTCCCCGGTGGCCGTggagccgccggcggcggccggtGAGTGTTCGGGGGGCggacggggcggggcggagggaaCAGCCCTGTCGAGCGGCCCCGGGGCGGTGGCGGCTTTCGGGGCGCCTCGCCGCGCCTCGCCGTGAGGGGAAGATGGCGGGGAGCAGGGGAGAGCAAgcctcccttttcctctttccctcccgTTCCCCGTCGGCGTTTCCCGTGACTTCCGAAAGGAAACCCGCAAATTTAGAGGACAAGAGACGGGGCGCCGCTAGCCGGGATGACCCGCGAAGTCTTCGGTCTGCTGCGAGGCGCTGCTCTCCACAGGGCTCAGCAGCGCGGCCGGCGCGCGCCCAACTCTTCATTTAAAAACCTACAAACAataaatcactttttcttttttaaatttcgTCCCTGTCCGCGCCGGGAGGTGGGACGCTCCCTCGGTAGCGGCGGGGTGCACGGGTCGGTGCGGCCCGGCTCGCCGCCCGAAGCTCccgagccggggaggcggccgggcTCCCTGCTGTGCGGGGTGGGGAACCGCGGGAGGAccgacggacggacggacggacggatTTCGCCCCTCATGTCGCTCCGCGCAGGGGAGGCGGCGCGGGTAACGACACCAGGCAGTGTAACCTGGTGCTCAGGTTACGATTTAAACAGCAAGAACTACTTTAGAGATCACAGTTGATGGGTAAAACGTTCCTCAGAGAATAGTACTGTCGCGTGTTCCAACATGTTAAGAAAGTGTATGCAGGTGCTTTTGGGCTGTGTTGGCAAACTACAGTAATGTAACGTAGTAATTTTAAGTGATGACGCTCATTTATCCTAATATTTTGAATAGTAAAACTAACATTTTTAACAAGGCAAAAGTTGGAATTATGGTTAACATGAAATGGAATAGCTTCTTTTTAAGCTTCAAGCTTCTGCTAATGAAATCACATTGGACCACAGGCAGTTAATGAAGCCAGTGTTTTAGGTTTCTTGggagttgtttggtttgggtttttgttttgggttggttttttttttccctgcttacCTTTTTTCCTGGCAGGTTGAGTAGAAGATAAAAGTTACCTTTGTAATTATAGCAAATTACTGTACAGCCTCTGCTGTGgtcctgttccttcccagcaAGAAAGAAAGTAGCTTCCGAGAGCATCGGTCCCTAAGGagcccctgctgtgctgcacgCTGTCTAACTGAAAGTCTTCCCTGCCCCAAAAGACTACTAGATAGGAGATACGGTCTAATCAGGAAAGGAGTACAaccacttttatttttgtacataTTCAGACAGCTGTTCTATCTGAAAGTTAGCTTCTATCTCTTAATTAGCCGTATTAAACTAAATATAACATTAACTGGATGCTCTCACCTCACATCCTTTCAGCTTTCTGATGCAAAGACTATATTAACAGCATTAAAGACCACAAGACACTTATTTGGAATTCTTTTAACTTTAGACTTGAAGGAGCTGCTTTCCTTCACATTAGCTGAAGTAAGCGAAACCGCTTGCCTTGCAGAAGTAAAACCAAGAGAACTAGCATGAGGTGAAAGATAGTAGAGCTGGATTTTTTGAGAACACCTCAGTCAGTGAGATAAAGTGTGTTTCCAAGTAAATTCTGCAAGCTTCTGCTATGCcttgagaaatgaaaaaaatgagtgGAAAGCATCCACTGAAAATAGCTATAGAAAAATACAACCTATAAGAGACAGTGTGCACACAATATTTCGTTATTTAGTCCTCCCCACATTTGTTCTTCATCTAATTCATGAaccacatgacacagctctGTGTCATTTCTGGGTATGTCTTTACCACAAAACTTTGTTTCTGTAGAAATATTGAGACTTCTGTGCAGTAATACTGTAGTTGGGATAGGATGTCTGTACCTCGGTCATGCTTGTAGCCATGTACTCTCTGTGTCTGACAGGCAGCATAGCCTTTAAAACATAAAGATTCCCCTAGAAGTAAGCTATAAGTAAATCATGGAGTGGAGGCTTTGTGGTACGGACAGCTCTAGATAAGAGTACTTTGCTTGTTACAAACTGAATGGGTTTTGATGCTATTTCTTAGAGCTATGTGTCCCTTTTGATACTCCTTCTACAGCCTGAACTGAAAaagagttttttctttaaacagattCTGCACAAACAGCAAGTAACAAACTACTCGGAAACTTCAAGCTGCAAACAATTTTGGGTCCTGAAgtggagcagctgcagagaagcagccCGTTTCTTGGATGGAAGACATTTAAGGACCTGTATAGTTCAAATGACTATAATGAATACATACCTGTGGCAGATGACTTCAAAGAACTTGTTCGCCAGGTAGAAGAGGAAGTTCAGAAGGACAGGGGAGGGACAGGAATTGCAGACCCGATGGGATTGAACAGTTATCTCTGGGTCAGGTATCCCAGAAGGAAACGGGAATCTCTGGGTTTGGCAGGAATGTGTTGCAAATGGGGCTGTACAAAAGCTGAAATTAGTGCTATATGCAGAGTTTAAAATCCTCTCTGCACTTATGCATGAAATCAATGTTTGTTGCAGTACTATTTGAATACtgtgcagagggaaaaaacctctcactttattttacttcttcTGTATGTGCCAGTCAATActgctgattttctttaaaaaaaaaaaaatccacagacgTAATTGTAACTACTTTGTTTAGCTGCAGTAACTTTTAATCTATATTTTTTACTaagtctttttattttgatgtcaAGCATTTACACTTGTATTACAAATGTATTATATCTTTGTAACACTTTAGGAAGAACTTTGGTGTCTCATTAAAGTGTAATTATACTGTTAACAAATTGTTCTTTCTCTGCCAACAGCAAGAACATCCAGCAATGTTCTTGAAATGAGATTCATGGTACACAGCTGTACAGAAAGGGTATCTTGCCAGTTGAAACTCCGCTCAACGCGGACTCAGCTTGCTGATTATTTTGAACACACTTTTTCCATTCCTTGTAATCGTAGAATTGTTTTATGCAACATCATTTTTCTAGAAACTTTACCACAATACAACACTTGCAGCCTACGTATTTCTTCATATTCACAGATCAGCTTAAGAGGTTAGCAGGTGAAGTATTAACACTTCGATTTTTCCTTGTTTACCTtaattcctcattttcttcctactaCTGCTAAGCAAGAGTGTTGGATGTGCTTCAGGGAACTTACTCTGCAGACACGCAGACACCTTCCAGTGTGTCCTTAAGGTATTCTGGTCTACACTACTTCAGCTGTATTTCGAAGTTGCTAATTGCTACTGCATTTATCAATAGCTGATTTAATCTTTGTAGTTTCTAAGCTTTTTGCCTTCCTGGctgtttttctcagctgcaacaagttgtatttctgtatttcatgttGTTGATGACTTgaggtttttgggtttttttctgaccttTAGGATGCTCATGCCTACTCAGTGTAGCATTGTAGCAGTAGTTGACTCAGTATACTTCATAGCTTAGACTGAACAGTTGTTACCTTTGGCTTCATTCACTTTAAACTGCCTTTTGAAAAGTGTTCTTTGATTGAACTACTACTTAGTGAAATTATTGCATCACTTCTTTACCACTTTTCCTAAGATACTGGTTTTATTCCAGCAATCAGGCATCTATCgatcctttttattcttttaaactgTGTCAGTTTTATTCAGTACAGACTGGGTAGAATGGACATTCACTATGAACGCTGCTACCCTCCAGCTGAAAAGTACCATCTCTTCTGTCATTGTAACAATAATGTTTAGAAAGAAACGAGTTTTCTTCTCCCACACCGTTGTAGTGACTGTAAGGTATTTTTTGTCATCCTGAGTGCAGAAGGTAACAGTGTAAAGTTCTGCTATGGTTTCCTTCGCAACAGGCTGGCTGAACTTCTATAGCTTAGCTTCCAGCAACTTCACGTCACAAAGAGTTTTGAGTTTGGAGACTCCTAGTTTAGATCAGGTTTTCCTAGAAAAATAGAGGAGGAGTTCAAGGGGAAATACTCCTTATCTTTGAGTAGGATCCAGGGCTTTGGGAGTTAAGATTCCTTAGTAAGGTGAAGACTAAGGGGTTCACAGAATCcctaagaaaagagaaaatgttaaaatgccatgcttgatgaaactgaaaaCTAGCCTGTATGCATTGTTTGTTTTGCTAGAAGACTTCCTGACAagcttttaaaagttaatatcGGGAAAGGCGAATATGGTGTTTATTCTGCTTGCTTGCTCGCTCCAGTGGCACTGGTCTGTCCAGGTACGCAGTTTGCATATACAGTGAGCAGGCTTTCTTATATCCTGAGTGAAACTAATACATAGTTAAACCCTTAAACTTGTGAGCTCAAATCTTAAACAGAACAGTCTGGAGTTTAACTTGCCAGGTTAGATGTAACCCCTTGGTAAAACTATAAATAGTTTAAGTGGCAATCAGTGTTCAAGATGAACTGTTTCATGCTGAGACAGAATTATCAACAGAAAAGTCAGTCTTTCTCTGACATAAACAGGTGTTTTTCAGTGGTGTGAGTCAAGATACGTCAGTATGCATAACCCAGAGAAATGGTGAAATTTGTGTCTTCATTGGGTGTCTTAATAGGCCTCGTCATACACTGTAACAGCTTTAGCAGGTCAGCTGTGACACAGATAGATGGCATGGGCTGAAATGTAGTCTGTATTTTAGAGTAAGGAAGTATTTGACTCTATACACTAGGGCAGGcaaaggttttctttgttttagagCAAACTGAGTTTTCACAGACGTCTAAGGTTTTTTGTGTGGGTAGGCCATATTACACAACGATTTCTTTGCAACATGACAATTATGTGTCACGCAATTGCAACAGGTATAGAGAATGTTGTCTGTTCCTGCTCTCGTGACTCAGTGTCCAAACACAATTTTTTAAGACCAGAAGCAAACCTTTTATGTAAAATTATGTATCTGACTAGTTACATGGAGAAAGCAAATGCGTTTTGGAGCAGGCAAAGGTAAAACAATTACTGAGTTGGCATATTGATTGAAATAGCAGACCAAAAGGGTGCTGTCCCTGCTGGAGTTGGAGATTTGGCTGTACGTACACAGCAGTGTAAGCACGTGTGCAGCATTTCAAAGCAATGTGCTGTACTTAACGATCACAACTGTTCAGAAACATGCTTTTTCACAAGAAATAAGCTTTTATCTACCCATTTAATTCACAGAGCAATTGTCTATTGAGGAAAGCATTGTTTTAGCAACTCTCTGCTTGCAGAAATTGCAGCCCTGTTGATGTAGTCTTAACCCACAGGAAGTGTCCAATTTCTCGGTAATCTATTAAGATGTGTGAGCCATCATCTGAACAGTTATTCTGAGTTTGTGAGTAGAAAATGATGCATCAGCATGTTCCCATATTAGCAATGCAACTTGCATCTGCAAGAGTTTGTTATTCTGgttggtttggggatttttttgacACCGTGGGCATAGTCTGATTCAGGTCTGACTGTTAACTCCTTGAGCAATTCCCAAAGACATGGAATAATCCACAGCAGTACATACAATAGGTCCTCCAGCTCTGTTCCCTGCTATTGCCTCGTTCAAAACCTGACAGTGTTTTGTGTAAACTGATGAGCAATGCAAAGGCTGTGATACAACTAAAGCCCAGTAGCCCAAAAGATGATAAGGTGTAAGTTTGACCATACATAGAATGCTACATGTGCTACAGAGAACTATTGCCTGACAAAGCCCTGAGACTGGCATGGCTCCCTTCTGTGTCCAGTCCTACCTGGCCAGTTGCTTaaaacatacaggaaaaaaatctctacaTTTCTGAGGTATGGGAGTAGATGGGCTATcctcttatttttttacctcttctgATAGGCAGGCAAAAACCTTTTTATgtatatatctatctatataacctttatatatattatatatacagcCTTTATATTCTGGCAAAGCCAGACGCAGGCCTAGGGCTGACACTGAGTTTCTGGCAGGCTTTCTGAGACTagcatccttcctcctcagcaggcagcagaggctcAGGAGAAAATGTCAGCTCCTTTCCTACTTGGCAGAACAGAACCTGGATAGATTTGTATCCTACTGGCTGCTCTGCAGTCACTCACCAGTGTCAGCAAGTAGCTGAAAGAGGGCCCTTGTCTCATTTGTGCCATGTTGCCA
The DNA window shown above is from Phalacrocorax aristotelis chromosome Z, bGulAri2.1, whole genome shotgun sequence and carries:
- the LOC142050224 gene encoding relaxin-3-like, producing MGAKLRLLCAAAALLCAAPPGHPSARGAAAAVLPVGEGDGYGVKLCGREFIRAVIFTCGGSRWKRLSPVAVEPPAAADSAQTASNKLLGNFKLQTILGPEVEQLQRSSPFLGWKTFKDLYSSNDYNEYIPVADDFKELVRQVEEEVQKDRGGTGIADPMGLNSYLWVRYPRRKRESLGLAGMCCKWGCTKAEISAICRV